Proteins encoded in a region of the Clostridium butyricum genome:
- a CDS encoding 50S ribosomal protein L25, whose product MNELLLSKRVKGNGHSARKERRKGAIPGVIYGKEIGNVLFDVDVLDLERELAVSGEHGVLEFDFEGKKGTAVIKELQKNHFGNKVIHMDLEEVSAKEKMTTEVSIKISGKGLLESKALILQVQKDLVKVTCTAADLPKEFNLDVSEGTAGTVYTLKDLKISDKVIVDDDLSSVIGSIVADEREDDTESEE is encoded by the coding sequence ATGAATGAACTATTATTAAGTAAAAGAGTTAAAGGAAATGGACATAGTGCCAGAAAAGAAAGAAGAAAAGGTGCAATTCCAGGTGTGATATATGGAAAAGAAATTGGAAATGTATTATTTGATGTTGATGTGTTAGACTTGGAAAGAGAGTTAGCTGTATCTGGAGAACATGGGGTATTAGAATTCGATTTCGAAGGAAAAAAGGGAACAGCAGTAATTAAGGAATTACAAAAAAATCATTTTGGAAATAAGGTAATTCATATGGATTTAGAAGAAGTTTCAGCTAAGGAAAAGATGACAACAGAAGTTAGTATAAAGATTTCTGGAAAGGGACTTCTTGAAAGTAAGGCTTTAATATTACAAGTGCAAAAAGATTTAGTCAAGGTAACTTGTACAGCAGCTGATTTACCTAAAGAATTTAATTTAGATGTATCAGAAGGGACAGCAGGAACAGTTTACACATTAAAAGATTTAAAAATTAGTGATAAAGTTATAGTTGATGATGATTTATCAAGTGTTATTGGATCAATTGTAGCAGATGAAAGAGAAGATGATACAGAAAGTGAAGAGTAG
- a CDS encoding APC family permease, with translation MEDRNLKKEISLFMATMLVCGNMIGSGVFMLPATLAQVSGPMSTIIAWILTTIGSILIAVSFANLGSKYPSTGGAYQYTKEAFGEFAGFLSAWLYWNGSWIGNAAIIVAISSYASSFVPALNNPLISILFTSGILWAVTILNIVGVKQAGKIQSFVTVFKIGFFALFIIIAFWNFDSINLMPLNPEGKGLSTVSLAATSTLWAFVGLESSSVTAGELKNPEKNVRKSTIYGIIIAAVIYILISLGSMGAMANSELAMSTAPLTDIITNALGSNVGKILTIAVVICILGTTIGWILSTARVSYAAGEDGVFPKFFGKLHPKYGTPVNSLIIGSVLVNILLVMNYQKGMVSAFTFITILATLSFLPVYLLTVAAEIMLMFKNEKNFTLTLFIKKSIIPLIAFIYTIWTIYGSGAETVMWGFILMLIGIPFYIYNYHKNSDQAR, from the coding sequence ATGGAAGATAGAAATCTAAAGAAAGAAATAAGCCTATTTATGGCTACTATGCTTGTTTGTGGAAATATGATAGGGTCAGGTGTTTTTATGCTGCCGGCTACACTTGCACAAGTATCTGGACCAATGTCTACAATTATAGCATGGATACTTACAACAATAGGTTCTATATTAATAGCTGTTTCATTTGCAAATCTAGGATCAAAATATCCATCAACAGGTGGTGCATATCAGTATACTAAAGAAGCATTTGGAGAATTTGCAGGGTTTTTAAGTGCATGGCTATATTGGAATGGTTCTTGGATTGGAAATGCAGCTATTATAGTTGCAATATCAAGTTATGCATCATCATTTGTACCAGCTTTGAACAACCCATTAATATCTATACTTTTTACAAGTGGAATTTTGTGGGCTGTAACGATACTAAATATAGTAGGTGTAAAACAGGCTGGAAAAATACAAAGCTTTGTGACTGTATTTAAAATAGGATTTTTTGCATTATTTATAATAATAGCATTCTGGAATTTTGACAGTATAAATTTAATGCCTTTAAATCCAGAGGGAAAAGGCTTATCAACAGTATCACTAGCTGCCACATCAACTTTATGGGCATTTGTAGGACTTGAAAGTTCAAGTGTTACAGCTGGTGAACTTAAGAATCCGGAAAAGAATGTAAGAAAAAGTACTATATATGGAATTATTATAGCAGCTGTAATATACATATTAATAAGTTTAGGAAGCATGGGAGCTATGGCTAATAGTGAACTTGCAATGAGTACAGCACCACTTACAGATATTATAACAAATGCTCTTGGAAGCAATGTTGGAAAGATACTTACAATTGCAGTTGTAATCTGTATATTAGGAACAACAATAGGATGGATACTATCAACTGCAAGAGTTTCATATGCAGCAGGTGAAGATGGAGTTTTTCCAAAGTTCTTCGGAAAGCTTCACCCTAAGTATGGTACACCAGTAAATTCTTTAATAATAGGTTCTGTATTAGTTAACATACTGCTAGTAATGAATTATCAAAAGGGAATGGTATCAGCTTTTACCTTTATAACAATACTTGCAACATTATCATTCTTGCCAGTTTATCTTTTAACTGTAGCAGCAGAAATAATGCTTATGTTTAAAAATGAAAAGAATTTTACATTAACGTTATTTATTAAGAAGTCAATAATTCCTCTTATTGCTTTTATTTATACAATTTGGACTATATATGGTTCAGGTGCAGAAACAGTAATGTGGGGATTTATATTGATGCTTATAGGAATACCATTTTATATTTATAATTATCATAAAAACAGTGACCAAGCAAGATAG
- a CDS encoding 50S ribosomal protein L25, which translates to MEELILNKRMKNSSNSAKKERKKGQVPGIIYGKKLGNLMFEIGEMDLVSELNITGEHGVINFDLDGYNGTAIIKDIQKDALTHKVMHIDLEEVSSNENVIAEVPIKFNGKDFLSQKGVVLQSQKDSVKVSCKPQDLPKSINIDVSKAHGGSTYKLSDLEVGAEISIVDDLATVCASVVTQQFIPEEDESSTEEVK; encoded by the coding sequence ATGGAGGAATTAATTTTAAATAAAAGAATGAAAAATTCATCTAATAGCGCTAAAAAGGAAAGAAAGAAAGGTCAAGTTCCAGGAATTATATACGGTAAAAAACTTGGAAATTTAATGTTTGAAATTGGAGAAATGGATTTAGTAAGTGAACTAAACATTACAGGTGAACATGGTGTTATAAATTTTGATCTTGATGGATACAATGGTACAGCAATCATTAAGGATATACAAAAGGATGCTCTGACACATAAAGTAATGCATATTGATTTAGAAGAAGTAAGCAGTAATGAAAATGTAATAGCTGAAGTTCCAATTAAATTTAATGGAAAAGACTTTTTAAGTCAAAAAGGAGTAGTACTGCAAAGTCAGAAGGATTCTGTAAAAGTTTCATGTAAACCTCAGGATTTACCAAAAAGCATTAATATAGATGTATCAAAAGCACACGGTGGTAGTACTTATAAACTTTCTGATTTAGAAGTTGGAGCTGAAATTTCAATAGTTGATGATTTAGCAACTGTTTGTGCATCTGTAGTTACACAACAATTCATTCCAGAAGAAGATGAAAGTTCTACAGAAGAAGTTAAATAA
- a CDS encoding phospho-sugar mutase has product MNYKEKYNEWINSDIINEETKNELRNISDEKEIEDRFYQDLDFGTGGLRGVIGAGSNRMNIYTVAKATQGFANYLNENFENPSVAIAYDSRNMSKEFAESAALNLCANNIKVYLYESLRPTPVLSFTVRELKCSGGIVVTASHNPKIYNGYKVYDEFGGQVTDEKANTIINCVNDVDDFSKIKTIDKNDAVEKGLLKYIGEDLDNIYYEKVKGLTIRTDLVDKKASELNVIYTPIHGSGNVPVRSVLNQLGYSNVKVVKEQELPDGNFPTASYPNPENPDVFELALKMAQSENPDIIFGTDPDCDRIGVVVKDSQGEYKVLTGNQTGLLLTHYVLSSLKETNKLPNNGVVIKTIVTTEGARAIAKDFDVELMDVLTGFKYIGEKIREFEDAGNKTYLFGFEESYGYLAGDFVRDKDAVIAAMLVCEMALYYKEHGKSLYEALIELYEKYGYFKEQLVSIELKGKEGQEKISSCIEALRNDPIAEVDGIKVVKNFDYKLSVETDAVNNVKSDIDLPKSNVLKYILSDDSYFVVRPSGTEPKMKVYLAVKGKSLENSEAEILRFKEKVMEIINGKLN; this is encoded by the coding sequence ATGAACTATAAAGAAAAATATAACGAATGGATTAACTCAGATATTATAAATGAGGAAACAAAAAATGAATTAAGAAACATATCTGATGAAAAGGAGATTGAAGATAGATTTTACCAAGATTTAGACTTTGGTACAGGCGGATTAAGAGGAGTAATTGGAGCAGGAAGTAACAGAATGAATATATATACTGTTGCTAAAGCTACACAAGGATTTGCAAATTATTTAAATGAAAACTTTGAAAATCCTTCAGTAGCAATTGCTTATGATTCAAGAAATATGTCAAAGGAATTTGCTGAATCAGCAGCATTAAATTTATGTGCTAATAATATAAAGGTTTATTTATATGAAAGTTTAAGACCAACACCAGTATTATCATTTACAGTAAGAGAATTGAAATGTTCTGGAGGTATAGTAGTAACAGCTTCACATAATCCTAAAATATACAATGGATATAAGGTATATGATGAATTTGGAGGACAGGTTACTGATGAAAAGGCTAACACTATAATAAACTGTGTTAATGATGTAGATGATTTCTCAAAAATAAAAACTATTGATAAAAATGATGCAGTAGAAAAGGGATTGTTAAAATATATCGGTGAAGATTTAGATAATATTTATTATGAAAAGGTTAAAGGATTAACTATAAGAACTGATTTAGTTGATAAAAAAGCATCAGAATTAAATGTTATATATACACCAATACATGGATCAGGAAATGTACCAGTAAGAAGTGTATTAAATCAGCTAGGTTATTCAAATGTAAAAGTTGTAAAGGAACAAGAATTACCAGATGGAAATTTCCCAACAGCATCTTATCCTAATCCAGAAAATCCTGATGTATTTGAATTAGCATTAAAAATGGCACAAAGTGAAAATCCAGATATAATTTTTGGTACTGATCCAGATTGTGATAGAATAGGTGTAGTTGTTAAAGATAGTCAAGGAGAATACAAGGTGTTAACTGGAAATCAAACAGGTTTACTTTTAACTCATTATGTATTAAGTTCTTTAAAAGAAACTAATAAGCTACCTAATAATGGAGTTGTAATTAAGACTATAGTTACAACAGAAGGTGCTAGAGCTATTGCAAAAGACTTTGATGTAGAACTTATGGATGTTTTAACTGGATTTAAATATATTGGAGAGAAAATTAGAGAATTTGAAGATGCAGGAAATAAAACTTACTTATTTGGATTTGAAGAAAGTTATGGATATCTTGCTGGTGATTTTGTAAGAGATAAAGATGCTGTAATTGCAGCAATGTTAGTATGTGAAATGGCTCTTTATTATAAAGAACATGGAAAGAGTTTATACGAAGCTTTAATTGAGTTATATGAAAAGTATGGATACTTTAAAGAACAATTAGTATCTATAGAATTAAAAGGTAAAGAAGGTCAAGAAAAAATTTCATCTTGTATAGAAGCTTTAAGAAATGATCCTATAGCAGAAGTTGATGGAATAAAAGTAGTTAAGAATTTTGACTATAAGTTAAGTGTAGAAACTGATGCAGTAAATAATGTTAAGTCTGATATTGATTTACCAAAATCAAATGTATTGAAGTATATATTATCAGATGATTCATACTTTGTAGTAAGACCATCAGGTACTGAACCAAAAATGAAAGTTTACTTAGCTGTAAAAGGTAAGAGTTTAGAAAATTCAGAAGCGGAAATATTAAGATTTAAAGAAAAAGTAATGGAAATAATTAATGGAAAATTAAATTAA
- a CDS encoding GNAT family N-acetyltransferase — protein sequence MNNYKFEKITVNDFDSLYEVMENSFPSIERRKYEEQKDLFYKDIYNVIGYKDNHDKVCAFLAFWKFKDFNFIEHFAVDDSLRGKGIGTKLLKKYLDNNNNLTVLEVELPEDEISTRRIKYYERMGMELNEYDYLQPPLQKGKPLLPLKIMSYGKKMKYHEFSGLRDGLYKNVYKYSM from the coding sequence ATGAATAATTATAAATTTGAAAAAATAACAGTAAATGATTTTGATAGTTTGTATGAAGTTATGGAAAATTCATTTCCGAGTATAGAAAGAAGAAAGTATGAAGAACAGAAAGATCTTTTTTATAAAGATATTTATAATGTAATAGGATATAAGGATAACCACGATAAGGTATGTGCTTTTTTAGCATTCTGGAAGTTTAAGGATTTTAATTTTATTGAACATTTTGCAGTGGATGATAGCCTTAGAGGAAAAGGGATTGGAACTAAGCTTTTAAAAAAATATTTAGATAATAATAATAACTTGACTGTTCTTGAAGTAGAATTACCGGAAGATGAAATTTCAACAAGAAGAATTAAATACTATGAGAGAATGGGAATGGAATTAAATGAGTATGACTATTTACAGCCACCATTACAAAAAGGAAAGCCATTACTTCCTTTAAAAATAATGAGTTATGGAAAGAAAATGAAATATCATGAGTTTAGTGGATTAAGAGATGGGCTTTACAAGAATGTATATAAATACAGTATGTAG
- a CDS encoding SbcC/MukB-like Walker B domain-containing protein — MKPINLKIKGLNSFQEEQSIDFLKLTDRGLFGIFGPTGSGKSTILDGITLALYGNMARKSSNFINTNCDRVNVSFEFQISGAEVKRYSIDREFRRKKDGSINSGKCKLIDINNEEVLADSVKVLNKKVEEIIGLNIDDFTRTVVLPQGKFSEFLKLEGKDRREMLERLFNLEKYGDELSVKLFSKIKEENTKSSVLEGQLKGYEDISHEKLEENEELLKNNMSEYIKLKEEFDAIEKQDRDNEELWNTQNELNKYMDKKKVLDEKFDFIEETKMKIKMGEGAEKVIPYITAYENTTSSYLENKLLLEELTVKIEDLSKKKEIIENKWIHVQNEKDEKLSGLLIDEQKVKDAIEDEKSLKIIEENLKESIYAKEKYKNKLNENEITFIELQRQIKEKNEYILSNEKKYEELKIDESFKEKVQDGLILEENISKVNNTLSQEEEKINKINILIHDTIREGKGLKESLQNIDNNLNQKKEKLNIIIKNCPGDQNILLERRKFIGECSLKYESYNRLTADINKFIEEKTILEKSIKEGEEVLRIHESELKKLKENQNNAIRKSMATELRKELKDGELCPVCGSAHHHINDKVVFDEVKFDLELIEKDIKNKENIIKDINNDIIKDKTKLSVCIKNIEENTESINKLGDKFREVSIEILEENFEKLKTEIESYNKNKEELEVQINKAAVEREKQEGEIKALRSALRTYQNQLGTMEKELISIKNEKDVLDQKINTLKSEICVEQFKEKNSEIRKIEIERNNISNEISKTRKLLGNLETEKEKCNKDIKALSEEIIKKETEINSYEKSKLEKIESIKNKAGNAESLKDLLRDIEINIRNIKDNYIRVEKEKNEIEDIFNKYSEKLISSKSKEKTLSDKKETEKEQMKSAILREGFESINHVKNNILRKEELLELKEEVEVYKENISNIQGAIINLTNKIGGKSITKNQYEEHKILKASKNNELITLNEFLIKLKDEIDRINEKLKEQKNLLEEKRILEHRLALLRDLEKLFKGKKFVEFVAGHQLKYISIEASKRLKEITHGTYGLEVDENGKFIIRDYKNGGAIRDASTLSGGETFLASLSLALALSAQIQLKGTAPLELFFLDEGFGTLDDNLLDVVMDSLERIHNDKLKVGIISHVESIKNRVPVKLIISPAECGNGGSKVKIERS, encoded by the coding sequence ATGAAACCAATTAATCTTAAAATAAAAGGACTTAATAGTTTTCAGGAAGAACAGAGCATTGATTTTTTAAAACTTACAGATAGGGGGCTCTTTGGAATATTTGGTCCAACAGGAAGTGGGAAATCAACTATTCTAGATGGTATAACACTGGCGCTTTATGGAAACATGGCAAGAAAAAGTTCTAATTTTATAAATACTAACTGTGATAGAGTGAATGTGAGTTTTGAGTTCCAAATATCTGGAGCAGAAGTAAAGAGATATTCAATTGATAGAGAATTTAGAAGAAAAAAAGATGGCAGTATTAATAGTGGAAAATGCAAGCTGATAGATATAAATAATGAAGAAGTTTTGGCTGACTCTGTAAAAGTTCTAAATAAGAAAGTAGAAGAAATAATAGGGCTTAATATTGATGATTTTACAAGAACTGTAGTTCTGCCCCAAGGGAAATTTAGTGAATTTTTAAAACTTGAAGGTAAAGATAGGAGAGAAATGCTTGAAAGATTATTTAATCTTGAAAAGTATGGTGATGAACTTTCAGTAAAATTATTTTCTAAAATAAAAGAGGAAAACACAAAGAGTAGTGTTTTAGAAGGTCAGTTAAAAGGATATGAAGATATAAGTCATGAAAAGTTGGAAGAAAATGAAGAACTATTAAAAAATAATATGAGTGAGTATATAAAGCTAAAGGAAGAATTTGATGCTATTGAAAAGCAGGATAGAGATAATGAGGAATTATGGAATACTCAAAATGAATTAAATAAATATATGGATAAAAAGAAAGTTTTAGATGAAAAATTTGATTTTATAGAAGAGACTAAAATGAAAATTAAAATGGGGGAAGGGGCAGAAAAAGTAATTCCATATATAACTGCATATGAAAATACAACAAGTTCATATTTGGAAAATAAATTATTACTTGAAGAACTTACAGTAAAGATAGAGGATCTTTCTAAGAAAAAAGAAATAATTGAAAATAAATGGATTCATGTGCAAAATGAGAAAGATGAAAAATTATCAGGATTATTGATTGATGAGCAGAAAGTTAAAGATGCAATAGAGGATGAAAAATCCTTGAAAATTATAGAAGAAAATTTGAAGGAATCTATATATGCAAAAGAAAAATATAAAAATAAGCTTAATGAAAATGAAATAACTTTTATAGAATTACAAAGACAAATCAAAGAAAAAAATGAATATATACTTAGTAATGAGAAGAAATATGAAGAGTTAAAAATAGATGAAAGCTTTAAAGAAAAGGTTCAGGATGGGTTAATACTTGAAGAAAATATAAGTAAAGTAAACAACACATTATCTCAAGAGGAAGAAAAAATTAATAAAATAAATATATTGATACATGACACAATACGAGAAGGCAAGGGGTTAAAAGAAAGCCTTCAGAATATTGATAATAATTTAAATCAAAAGAAAGAAAAGTTGAATATTATTATTAAAAATTGTCCTGGAGATCAAAATATTCTTTTAGAAAGGCGAAAGTTTATAGGAGAATGTAGTCTAAAGTATGAATCATACAATAGACTTACAGCTGATATAAATAAATTTATTGAAGAAAAAACTATACTTGAAAAAAGTATCAAAGAAGGAGAAGAAGTTTTAAGAATACATGAAAGTGAACTTAAGAAGCTAAAAGAAAATCAAAATAACGCTATTAGAAAGTCAATGGCAACAGAGCTTAGAAAAGAATTAAAGGATGGAGAACTATGTCCTGTATGTGGATCTGCTCATCATCATATAAATGATAAAGTAGTATTTGATGAAGTTAAGTTTGATTTAGAATTAATTGAAAAAGATATAAAAAATAAAGAAAATATAATAAAAGACATAAATAATGATATTATTAAGGATAAAACTAAATTATCAGTATGTATAAAAAATATTGAAGAAAATACAGAATCTATAAATAAATTAGGGGATAAATTTAGAGAAGTATCAATAGAAATTCTGGAGGAAAATTTTGAAAAGTTAAAAACTGAGATAGAAAGTTATAATAAAAATAAGGAAGAATTAGAAGTTCAAATAAATAAAGCAGCAGTTGAGCGTGAAAAACAGGAAGGTGAAATAAAAGCATTAAGATCAGCATTAAGAACTTATCAAAATCAGCTTGGAACAATGGAAAAAGAGTTGATTAGTATAAAAAATGAAAAAGATGTTCTAGATCAAAAAATAAATACTTTAAAAAGTGAAATATGTGTAGAACAATTTAAAGAAAAAAATAGTGAAATAAGAAAAATAGAAATAGAACGTAACAATATTTCAAATGAAATAAGCAAGACTAGAAAACTTCTTGGAAATCTTGAAACAGAAAAAGAAAAGTGTAATAAAGATATAAAAGCATTAAGTGAAGAGATTATAAAAAAGGAAACTGAAATTAATTCTTATGAAAAAAGTAAACTTGAAAAGATTGAATCCATAAAGAATAAAGCTGGAAATGCAGAAAGTTTAAAAGACTTATTAAGAGATATTGAGATAAATATCAGAAATATAAAAGATAATTATATAAGAGTGGAAAAAGAAAAAAATGAAATAGAAGACATATTTAATAAATATAGTGAAAAGCTTATTTCATCAAAAAGCAAAGAAAAAACACTAAGTGATAAAAAGGAAACTGAAAAAGAACAGATGAAGTCTGCAATATTACGTGAAGGATTTGAATCAATAAATCATGTTAAAAATAATATTCTTAGAAAAGAAGAATTGTTGGAATTAAAAGAAGAAGTTGAAGTTTATAAAGAGAACATTTCAAACATTCAAGGTGCTATAATCAATCTTACTAATAAAATTGGTGGAAAAAGTATAACTAAAAATCAATACGAAGAACATAAAATTCTAAAAGCTTCCAAAAATAATGAATTGATTACACTTAATGAGTTCTTAATAAAATTAAAAGATGAAATTGATCGTATAAATGAGAAGCTTAAAGAGCAAAAAAATCTTTTGGAAGAAAAAAGAATATTGGAACATAGGTTAGCATTATTAAGAGATTTAGAAAAATTATTTAAAGGTAAAAAATTTGTAGAATTTGTTGCTGGACATCAGCTTAAGTATATATCAATAGAAGCTTCAAAGAGGTTAAAGGAAATAACTCATGGAACCTATGGTCTTGAGGTAGATGAAAATGGAAAGTTTATAATAAGAGATTATAAAAATGGAGGTGCAATAAGAGATGCAAGTACTTTATCTGGTGGAGAAACTTTTCTTGCATCATTATCATTAGCTCTTGCACTATCTGCACAGATTCAACTTAAGGGAACTGCGCCATTAGAATTATTCTTTCTTGACGAAGGATTTGGTACTTTAGATGATAATTTATTAGATGTAGTTATGGATTCATTGGAGAGGATTCATAATGATAAACTTAAAGTTGGAATAATAAGCCATGTAGAAAGTATAAAAAATAGAGTTCCTGTTAAATTAATTATTTCTCCAGCAGAATGTGGAAATGGTGGTAGTAAAGTTAAAATAGAAAGAAGTTAA
- a CDS encoding tetratricopeptide repeat protein yields MSNYKTMYKDKLSKMLFLEVDQDGFKKSISMPQYVEFKNSDLYIPISADYVTKNATNELRLSNLPIYYFVEGMFTAFGADPNIRYIEDYGTILTYIPDSEECVKSIIADKIKKDNLEDAYILLKGLYRYTEEEEIMVKLLNIGEVLREKDSSFTELFSEDIDLCREKFFKCPEPHLYNALILKDEGDFKGAQAEIHEYINKGGKMSPEIESIVKDVENISTYEKAVELVKDNPEKAIELLTPLSDEFSDNPLIYYYLGVCYRKIQHYNKAIHYLNKSMSIESGILEVVNELGMNYACLNEFEEAIKYFKKAFEASNEVDICTNIVMCYYNLGDMEQARLNLDIAKKIAPDDEIVIDIDKMINRTK; encoded by the coding sequence ATGAGTAATTATAAAACAATGTATAAAGATAAGTTAAGTAAAATGCTATTTTTAGAAGTAGATCAAGATGGTTTTAAGAAAAGTATAAGCATGCCACAATATGTTGAATTTAAAAATTCAGATCTATATATTCCTATTAGTGCAGACTATGTTACTAAAAATGCAACTAATGAACTTAGATTAAGTAATCTTCCTATATATTATTTTGTTGAAGGAATGTTTACAGCTTTTGGAGCAGACCCTAACATAAGATATATTGAAGATTATGGTACGATATTAACATATATTCCAGACAGTGAGGAATGTGTTAAGAGTATTATTGCAGATAAAATAAAAAAAGATAACTTAGAAGATGCATATATTCTTTTAAAAGGTCTTTACAGATATACTGAAGAAGAAGAAATAATGGTAAAATTATTAAATATAGGGGAAGTATTAAGAGAAAAAGATTCTAGCTTTACTGAATTATTTAGTGAAGATATTGATTTGTGCAGAGAAAAATTCTTTAAATGTCCTGAGCCACATTTATATAATGCTCTTATTTTAAAAGATGAGGGAGACTTTAAAGGTGCTCAGGCAGAAATACATGAATACATAAATAAGGGGGGTAAAATGAGCCCTGAAATAGAAAGTATAGTTAAGGATGTTGAAAATATAAGCACATATGAAAAAGCTGTTGAACTTGTTAAAGACAATCCAGAAAAGGCAATAGAGCTTCTTACACCATTAAGTGATGAATTTTCAGATAACCCTTTAATATATTACTATTTAGGAGTATGTTATAGAAAGATTCAACATTACAATAAAGCGATACATTATTTGAATAAAAGTATGTCTATAGAGTCTGGTATACTTGAAGTAGTAAATGAACTTGGAATGAATTATGCATGTCTAAATGAATTTGAAGAAGCAATAAAATATTTTAAAAAGGCATTTGAAGCTTCAAATGAAGTTGACATATGTACAAATATAGTAATGTGTTATTATAATTTAGGGGATATGGAGCAGGCAAGACTGAATCTGGATATAGCGAAGAAGATTGCACCAGATGATGAAATTGTAATAGATATAGATAAGATGATAAATAGAACTAAGTAA
- a CDS encoding exonuclease SbcCD subunit D has translation MRILHTGDWHLGKNLEGQSRMDEQEMFLKDFVNIVEENKIDLIIIAGDVYDSPNPPARAERMFYDTLKQLSKDGDRMTLVISGNHDSPERLIAAGPLARDHGIIMVGTPKTIVSCGDYGKNKVINSGEGFIEIEINGEKSVILTVPYPSERRLNEVIYNNMDDDDEKAKSYSDRIYDLFNNLKIHYRRDTINLAVSHLFAMGSEEGGSERSIQLGGSYIVDSKCFPKEAQYIALGHVHKPQIVPGTDKRARYSGSPIHYNKKEISYDKKCFIIMAEANKPCDISEVKMKVYKPIEVWKCGSIEEALRKCEENKDYECWVYIEIETDRYIREDEIKAMKDFKKDILEIVPKIKGDETEFDSENLKEKPFVEIFKEFYKKERDVDPQEEVVDLLLSIISEEGDENETN, from the coding sequence TTGAGAATATTACATACAGGAGACTGGCATTTAGGAAAGAATTTAGAAGGCCAGAGCAGAATGGATGAACAAGAAATGTTTTTAAAAGATTTTGTAAATATAGTTGAAGAAAATAAAATAGATTTGATAATAATAGCAGGAGATGTATATGACAGTCCAAATCCTCCAGCAAGAGCAGAACGAATGTTTTATGATACATTAAAACAGCTTTCTAAGGATGGAGATAGAATGACTCTTGTCATAAGTGGAAATCACGATAGTCCGGAAAGACTTATTGCAGCAGGTCCTCTTGCAAGGGATCATGGAATAATTATGGTTGGGACACCTAAAACAATTGTATCATGTGGAGATTATGGCAAGAATAAAGTAATTAATTCAGGAGAAGGTTTTATTGAAATAGAGATAAATGGAGAGAAAAGTGTAATTTTAACAGTTCCATATCCAAGTGAAAGAAGGTTAAATGAGGTTATATATAATAATATGGATGATGATGATGAAAAAGCTAAATCATATAGTGACAGAATATATGATTTGTTTAATAATCTAAAAATACACTATAGAAGGGATACTATTAATCTTGCAGTATCACATTTATTTGCCATGGGAAGTGAAGAAGGTGGTTCAGAGAGAAGTATTCAGCTTGGAGGAAGCTATATTGTTGATAGTAAATGTTTTCCAAAAGAAGCTCAATATATAGCATTAGGGCATGTACATAAGCCACAAATTGTGCCTGGAACAGATAAAAGGGCACGATATTCAGGTTCACCTATTCATTATAATAAAAAAGAAATAAGTTACGATAAAAAATGTTTTATCATAATGGCAGAGGCAAACAAACCATGTGATATAAGTGAAGTTAAAATGAAAGTGTATAAGCCCATTGAAGTATGGAAGTGTGGCAGTATAGAAGAAGCTTTAAGAAAATGTGAGGAAAATAAAGACTATGAATGCTGGGTATACATTGAAATAGAAACAGACAGATATATAAGAGAAGATGAAATTAAGGCTATGAAAGACTTTAAAAAAGATATTTTAGAAATAGTACCTAAAATAAAAGGTGATGAGACAGAATTTGATTCAGAAAATCTAAAAGAAAAACCTTTTGTTGAGATATTTAAGGAATTTTATAAAAAAGAAAGAGATGTAGACCCGCAAGAAGAAGTTGTTGATTTATTACTATCAATTATTAGTGAAGAAGGTGATGAAAATGAAACCAATTAA